One Mercurialis annua linkage group LG3, ddMerAnnu1.2, whole genome shotgun sequence DNA window includes the following coding sequences:
- the LOC126675225 gene encoding uncharacterized protein LOC126675225 isoform X2, with amino-acid sequence MARMATKNWWSHSKTVALIWSICIITSFSLIRLAVNNSSSHNYPSSTSDMEKRSELYDKMARDLDEKGPTFLKQGETSQSLSLSDIFTLQNGSVTPVLKAANPPVRANVLYLSPKYSMPISETVKRIFSPHFDKAIWFQNSSVYHFSMFHASHHIVPVPATEEEIEAEATAVGAVAEGLCPLKIALDRVVLTSTGVLLGCWQYDAAILHTSFARLLGRPKDSPMEPSEELRFFHELVERLNDQIRGSKAIVSELWYVEEYDVLALALDGRMKVRRFQLGCKPT; translated from the exons ATGGCGAGAATGGCTACTAAAAACTGGTGGAGCCATTCAAAGACCGTAGCTTTAATCTGGTCTATTTGCATCATCACCTCCTTCTCTTTGATCCGGCTTGCTGTCAACAATTCATCTTCCCACAATTACCCTTCTTCTACTTCAG ATATGGAAAAAAGATCAGAGCTTTATGATAAAATGGCGAGGGATTTGGATGAGAAAGGCCCAACATTTCTTAAACAGGGTGAAACATCTCAGTCATTGTCTCTTTCAGATATTTTTACCCTGCAAAATGGGTCGGTAACACCCGTGCTTAAG GCAGCAAATCCTCCTGTTCGGGCTAATGTGTTGTATTTAAGCCCTAAATACTCGATGCCTATTTC GGAGACTGTAAAACGTATATTTAGCCCACACTTTGATAAAG CAATTTGGTTTCAGAACTCCAGTGTATACCATTTTAGCATGTTTCATGCCTCGCATCATATTGTGCCTGTGCCTGCAACTGAAGAAGAG ATTGAAGCTGAAGCAACTGCTGTTGGAGCTGTTGCAGAGGGGCTCTGTCCGTTAAAAATTGCATTGGATAGAGTGGTATTGACTTCAACCGGTGTGCTTCTTGGGTGTTGGCAG TATGATGCTGCTATTCTACACACGTCATTCGCAAGGCTTCTGGGTCGCCCCAAAGATTCACCCATG GAGCCTTCAGAAGAACTCCGATTTTTCCATGAGCTAGTCGAGCGTTTAAACGATCAAATTCGTGGATCCAAG GCAATAGTTTCGGAACTGTGGTACGTGGAGGAATACGATGTGTTAGCACTTGCATTGGACGGAAGAATGAAGGTTCGAAGGTTTCAACTGGGTTGCAAACCAACCTGA
- the LOC126675225 gene encoding uncharacterized protein LOC126675225 isoform X1, producing the protein MARMATKNWWSHSKTVALIWSICIITSFSLIRLAVNNSSSHNYPSSTSDMEKRSELYDKMARDLDEKGPTFLKQGETSQSLSLSDIFTLQNGSVTPVLKAANPPVRANVLYLSPKYSMPISETVKRIFSPHFDKAIWFQNSSVYHFSMFHASHHIVPVPATEEEIEAEATAVGAVAEGLCPLKIALDRVVLTSTGVLLGCWQVLSGPDPVAIRAKLKIALPHAPEKQLYDAAILHTSFARLLGRPKDSPMEPSEELRFFHELVERLNDQIRGSKAIVSELWYVEEYDVLALALDGRMKVRRFQLGCKPT; encoded by the exons ATGGCGAGAATGGCTACTAAAAACTGGTGGAGCCATTCAAAGACCGTAGCTTTAATCTGGTCTATTTGCATCATCACCTCCTTCTCTTTGATCCGGCTTGCTGTCAACAATTCATCTTCCCACAATTACCCTTCTTCTACTTCAG ATATGGAAAAAAGATCAGAGCTTTATGATAAAATGGCGAGGGATTTGGATGAGAAAGGCCCAACATTTCTTAAACAGGGTGAAACATCTCAGTCATTGTCTCTTTCAGATATTTTTACCCTGCAAAATGGGTCGGTAACACCCGTGCTTAAG GCAGCAAATCCTCCTGTTCGGGCTAATGTGTTGTATTTAAGCCCTAAATACTCGATGCCTATTTC GGAGACTGTAAAACGTATATTTAGCCCACACTTTGATAAAG CAATTTGGTTTCAGAACTCCAGTGTATACCATTTTAGCATGTTTCATGCCTCGCATCATATTGTGCCTGTGCCTGCAACTGAAGAAGAG ATTGAAGCTGAAGCAACTGCTGTTGGAGCTGTTGCAGAGGGGCTCTGTCCGTTAAAAATTGCATTGGATAGAGTGGTATTGACTTCAACCGGTGTGCTTCTTGGGTGTTGGCAG GTGCTTTCTGGGCCAGATCCTGTAGCCATTCGTGCTAAGTTAAAAATTGCACTCCCGCACGCCCCAGAAAAGCAACTC TATGATGCTGCTATTCTACACACGTCATTCGCAAGGCTTCTGGGTCGCCCCAAAGATTCACCCATG GAGCCTTCAGAAGAACTCCGATTTTTCCATGAGCTAGTCGAGCGTTTAAACGATCAAATTCGTGGATCCAAG GCAATAGTTTCGGAACTGTGGTACGTGGAGGAATACGATGTGTTAGCACTTGCATTGGACGGAAGAATGAAGGTTCGAAGGTTTCAACTGGGTTGCAAACCAACCTGA
- the LOC126674138 gene encoding transcription factor bHLH47: protein MGSEVSPSTSGDVNVTVEPRRRSCSGKNKGKVPKRSHKAAREKLKREQLNDLFLNLANALDLTEPNNGKASILCETGRLLKELFGQIECLRKENESLLSESRYVTVENHELKEENSALDGQISSLQSELDARTAQSKPDLNMPPPEFHHPQFPPPYSLGLPDADGPLQQPASVFVLPVHSNLQAYSASATSISKPHARYPTPADSWPSQLLGEQLTTRNEVQ from the exons ATGGGTTCTGAGGTTTCTCCATCAACTTCAGGTGATGTCAATGTAACAGTGGAACCAAGGCGGAGGAG TTGTTCTGGTAAGAATAAAGGGAAGGTTCCTAAAAGAAGTCACAAGGCTGCAAGAGAAAAACTGAAGCGTGAGCAATTGAATGACCTCTTCCTTAACCTAGCCAATGCTCTTG ATCTGACTGAGCCAAATAATGGGAAGGCCTCCATATTGTGCGAAACTGGTAGACTGTTGAAGGAGTTATTTGGACAGATCGAGTGCCTCAGGAAGGAGAATGAATCTCTATTGTCTGAATCTCGCTAT GTAACTGTGGAGAACCATGAGCTGAAAGAAGAAAACTCTGCTCTGGATGGTCAGATATCGAGTCTACAAAGCGAGCTGGATGCAAGAACAGCCCAATCAAAACCTGACCTGAATATGCCTCCTCCTGAATTTCATCATCCTCAATTTCCACCGCCATATTCTCTCGGCTTGCCTGATGCTGATGGTCCGTTGCAGCAACCAGCATCTGTCTTTGTTCTCCCGGTTCATTCTAATCTCCAAGCTTATTCGGCGAGTGCCACAAGTATAAGCAAACCACATGCTAGGTATCCAACTCCTGCAGACTCATGGCCATCCCAACTTCTCGGTGAACAGCTGACAACTAGAAATGAAGTTCAATGA
- the LOC126674139 gene encoding HVA22-like protein a: MGSGAGSFLKVLLKNFDVLAGPVVSLVYPLYASIRAIETKSPIDDQQWLTYWVLYSMITLFELTFARVIEWIPIWSYLKLIMTCWLVIPYFSGAAYVYEHFVRPFFVNPQQTINIWYVPRKKDAFSKKDDILTAAEKYIDENGTEAFEKLIHRGDKSRSSGYANTIFDEDHRY, encoded by the exons ATGGGATCTGGGGCTGGAAGCTTCCTTAAGGTTCTTCTTAAGAACTTTGATGTTCTTGCTGG GCCTGTGGTTAGTCTTGTTTATCCTCT ATATGCCTCAATTAGAGCAATTGAGACCAAGTCTCCCATTGATGATCAGCAGTGGCTCACTTATTGGGTCCTTTATTCTATGATTACACTCTTCGAACTCACATTCGCTAGAGTCATCGAATG GATACCAATCTGGTCATACCTAAAGCTCATTATGACGTGCTGGTTAGTTATCCCGTACTTCAGTGGTGCTGCATATGTTTATGAGCACTTCGTAAGGCCTTTCTTCGTTAATCCACAACAAACCATTAACATCTGGTATGTCCCAAGGAAGAAGGATGCCTTCAGTAAGAAAGATGATATTCTAACCGCTGCAGAAAAATACATTGATGAGAATGGTACTGAAGCTTTTGAGAAGCTCATTCACAGG GGTGATAAGTCCAGGAGCAGCGGTTATGCAAACACCATCTTCGATGAGGATCATAGATATTAA
- the LOC126674097 gene encoding PH, RCC1 and FYVE domains-containing protein 1 isoform X1: MADNSSPSMDAAQAITALKKGAYLLKYGRWGKPKFCPFRLSNDERYLIWYAGKVEKQLKLSHVTRIVPGQHTAIFQRYPQPAKEYQSFSLIYSHRSLDLICKDKIEAEVWIVALRTLISKGSCYKLASDAPSDGSNTRSHTRQSNVSCASSDIIYKDPRDTHPVLVPYETSPQNRLGKAFSEVLSYTAAAKAYTQAESVSRSLGYLSSGIIDESDRPSSTVNAFRNSSSSAVSSSGYGSSHEDVESSCDILFWGEGISNVPLGANTHDAKSSSMTRMDALLPKALDTILSLDAQIIACGNKHAVAVTKQGQIFSWGEGSGGKLGHGMEDDVSQPKVIDSLSESTIVLAACGEFHTCAVTLSGDLYTWGHDTHNTGLLGHGRVVSYWIPKKIIGQMESVHIEFVSCGPWHTAAISSEGGLFTFGDGTFGALGHGDRSSTSKPRRVESLKDLRTVKVSCGIWHTAAVVDSTPKSDRSGGCFYGKLVTWGDGKKGKLGHGDEQPKLVPSFVAMPDGTNICQVACAHSMTVALTVSGQVYTTGCAVYGQAGNPCSISSKIPVHADGDIKNSHVEQIACGSHHVAALSSSGEVYTWGKGTNGQLGHGDIKDRHTPTLVKALKHKQVTSVVCGSNFTTIICTHKCISSSDQSICSGCRSAFNFKRKRHNCYNCGLLFCKACSRKRSLRAALALDVNKPSRVCDECFNKLKTTMKHHVPILLIPKSCKGSTRHSSNEKTETESPTSDALRLSRLSSLDSFKQSLRQHSQYGKKADTCKSQASPTQFENVRWEPTNGCEGLRMMSASVPGSRMLSRAASPVSRRSTPPRYQRTSSASDNLENAESLSDNSEQRKERSSQEVILLRRQVAELTRKSQILEADVARISWQLKEATETVKKEKEKNKVAEETIRSLTAEVKNMAKSMPEQCIASTKTGSLAEMTSILVTQISSENHSPGLTYLEYEFNGKLTVPILTNKSGKRSEVLERITKEKPSMYITPSLLPQIKFRHYR, encoded by the exons ATGGCTGATAATAGCTCTCCCAGTATGGACGCCGCGCAG GCAATTACAGCTCTTAAAAAGGGTGCGTATTTGCTCAAGTATGGTCGCTGGGGGAAACCAAAATTCTGTCCATTTCGTCTTTCTAAT GATGAGAGATATTTGATATGGTATGCTGGCAAAGTGGAGAAACAACTTAAACTAAGCCATGTTACAAGAATTGTGCCGGGACAACATACT GCAATTTTTCAGCGTTACCCTCAGCCTGCTAAGGAATATCAGTCATTTTCTCTTATATACAGTCATAGATCCTTGGATTTG ATATGTAAGGACAAGATTGAAGCTGAGGTCTGGATTGTTGCCCTTAGAACTTTAATCTCAAAGGGTAGCTGCTACAAATTAGCAAGTGATGCACCGAGTGATGGTAGTAACACAAGAAGCCATACACGACAATCAAATGTCTCATGTGCTAGCAGTGATATAATCTATAAG GATCCAAGGGACACCCACCCAGTCCTAGTTCCTTATGAAACGTCTCCTCAGAATAGGCTGGGGAAAGCTTTTTCTGAGGTATTATCATACACTGCAGCAGCAAAGGCTTACACTCAAGCTGAATCAGTTTCCAGGTCTCTCGGCTATTTGTCATCTGGAATCATAGATGAATCAGATAGGCCCAGTTCTACAGTTAATGCATTTCGAAACAGTTCATCAAGTGCTGTGAGTTCATCTGGCTATGGATCTTCTCATGAAGATGTTGAAAGTTCATGTGATATATTATTCTGGGGAGAAGGAATTAGTAATGTGCCGCTGGGTGCCAATACACATGATGCCAAAAGCTCTTCAATGACGAGAATGGATGCTCTTCTGCCGAAGGCACTGGATACAATATTATCTCTTGATGCCCAAATTATTGCATGTGGTAATAAGCATGCTGTTGCTGTCACAAAACAGGGCCAGATCTTTAGTTGGGGAGAAGGTTCTGGTGGTAAACTCGGGCATGGAATGGAAGATGACGTGTCTCAGCCAAAAGTTATTGATTCTCTAAGTGAATCAACTATTGTACTAGCAGCATGTGGCGAATTTCACACTTGTGCTGTAACACTTTCAGGAGATCTTTATACTTGGGGTCATGATACCCATAATACTGGTCTTCTTGGCCATGGTAGAGTAGTCAGTTACTGGATccctaaaaaaataattggtcAAATGGAGAGTGTGCACATAGAATTTGTCTCTTGTGGACCTTGGCACACCGCAGCTATTTCATCAGAAGGTGGATTATTCACATTTGGAGATGGAACTTTTGGCGCCCTGGGCCATGGTGATCGCAGTAGCACAAGCAAGCCTAGGAGAGTTGAAAGTTTGAAAGACCTAAGAACTGTTAAGGTATCATGTGGCATATGGCACACAGCAGCAGTCGTGGATTCTACCCCCAAAAGTGACAGATCTGGTGGTTGTTTTTATGGGAAACTTGTTACTTGGGGGGATGGGAAGAAAGGGAAATTAGGGCACGGTGACGAACAGCCTAAGCTAGTTCCATCTTTTGTAGCAATGCCAGATGGCACAAACATATGTCAAGTTGCTTGTGCACATAGCATGACTGTTGCTCTAACAGTCTCGGGTCAAGTATATACAACGGGATGTGCTGTTTATGGACAGGCTGGAAATCCTTGCAGTATTAGTAGTAAGATTCCCGTTCATGCCGATGGTGATATTAAAAACTCTCACGTGGAACAGATAGCATGTGGTTCTCATCATGTTGCAGCTCTGAGTTCAAGTGGTGAAGTTTATACTTGGGGAAAGGGTACAAATGGTCAATTAGGACATGGAGACATTAAGGACAGGCATACTCCTACACTGGTCAAAGCTTTGAAACATAAACAAGTGACGAGTGTTGTGTGTGGCTCCAACTTTACTACTATAATATGTACTCACAAATGTATATCTAGTTCTGATCAATCCATATGTTCTGGTTGCCGCAGTGCgtttaatttcaaaagaaaGCGGCATAACTGTTACAATTGTGGGCTACTCTTTTGTAAGGCATGCAGCCGTAAGAGGTCTTTGAGGGCTGCTCTGGCACTTGATGTGAACAAGCCTTCTCGAGTTTGTGATGAATgttttaataagttaaaaacAACCATGAAGCATCATGTGCCGATATTGCTAATACCGAAGAGCTGTAAAGGAAGTACACGACACTCCTCTAATGAGAAAACGGAGACTGAAAGCCCGACTTCTGATGCTCTGCGACTCTCCAGGCTTTCCTCTCTTGATTCATTTAAGCAATCACTAAGACAACATTCCCAGTACGGTAAGAAAGCAGATACTTGCAAGTCCCAGGCCTCTCCAACCCAATTTGAGAATGTACGATGGGAACCAACAAATGGATGTGAAGGTTTAAGAATGATGTCTGCCTCCGTCCCTGGTTCACGGATGCTTTCTCGAGCAGCCTCACCTGTCTCAAGGAGGTCGACTCCACCTCGTTATCAGAGAACATCTTCAGCTTCTGATAATCTTGAAAATGCAGAATCCTTATCTGATAACTCAGAACAAAGAAAGGAGAGATCTAGCCAAGAAGTAATACTACTAAGACGACAG GTAGCAGAACTTACTCGCAAATCCCAGATCCTTGAAGCAGATGTTGCTAGAATATCATGGCAATTGAAAGAGGCAACTGAAACAgtaaagaaggaaaaagagaaAAACAAGGTTGCAGAGGAAACAATTAGATCTCTAACTGCAGAG GTTAAGAACATGGCCAAAAGCATGCCTGAACAGTGTATTGCAAGCACTAAAACAGGTTCACTTGCTGAGATGACATCCATTCTCGTGACGCAGATCTCTTCAGAGAATCATTCACCCGGCCTGACCTATTTGGAGTATGAGTTTAATGGCAAGCTAACAGTTccaattttaacaaataaaagtgGAAAAAGATCTGAAGTACTGGAGAGGATAACGAAAGAAAAGCCCAGCATGTATATTACTCCGTCCCTGCTGCCACAGATTAAATTCAG ACATTATCGATAG
- the LOC126674097 gene encoding PH, RCC1 and FYVE domains-containing protein 1 isoform X2 yields the protein MLLMQIDQAIFQRYPQPAKEYQSFSLIYSHRSLDLICKDKIEAEVWIVALRTLISKGSCYKLASDAPSDGSNTRSHTRQSNVSCASSDIIYKDPRDTHPVLVPYETSPQNRLGKAFSEVLSYTAAAKAYTQAESVSRSLGYLSSGIIDESDRPSSTVNAFRNSSSSAVSSSGYGSSHEDVESSCDILFWGEGISNVPLGANTHDAKSSSMTRMDALLPKALDTILSLDAQIIACGNKHAVAVTKQGQIFSWGEGSGGKLGHGMEDDVSQPKVIDSLSESTIVLAACGEFHTCAVTLSGDLYTWGHDTHNTGLLGHGRVVSYWIPKKIIGQMESVHIEFVSCGPWHTAAISSEGGLFTFGDGTFGALGHGDRSSTSKPRRVESLKDLRTVKVSCGIWHTAAVVDSTPKSDRSGGCFYGKLVTWGDGKKGKLGHGDEQPKLVPSFVAMPDGTNICQVACAHSMTVALTVSGQVYTTGCAVYGQAGNPCSISSKIPVHADGDIKNSHVEQIACGSHHVAALSSSGEVYTWGKGTNGQLGHGDIKDRHTPTLVKALKHKQVTSVVCGSNFTTIICTHKCISSSDQSICSGCRSAFNFKRKRHNCYNCGLLFCKACSRKRSLRAALALDVNKPSRVCDECFNKLKTTMKHHVPILLIPKSCKGSTRHSSNEKTETESPTSDALRLSRLSSLDSFKQSLRQHSQYGKKADTCKSQASPTQFENVRWEPTNGCEGLRMMSASVPGSRMLSRAASPVSRRSTPPRYQRTSSASDNLENAESLSDNSEQRKERSSQEVILLRRQVAELTRKSQILEADVARISWQLKEATETVKKEKEKNKVAEETIRSLTAEVKNMAKSMPEQCIASTKTGSLAEMTSILVTQISSENHSPGLTYLEYEFNGKLTVPILTNKSGKRSEVLERITKEKPSMYITPSLLPQIKFRHYR from the exons ATGTTACTCATGCAAATTGATCAA GCAATTTTTCAGCGTTACCCTCAGCCTGCTAAGGAATATCAGTCATTTTCTCTTATATACAGTCATAGATCCTTGGATTTG ATATGTAAGGACAAGATTGAAGCTGAGGTCTGGATTGTTGCCCTTAGAACTTTAATCTCAAAGGGTAGCTGCTACAAATTAGCAAGTGATGCACCGAGTGATGGTAGTAACACAAGAAGCCATACACGACAATCAAATGTCTCATGTGCTAGCAGTGATATAATCTATAAG GATCCAAGGGACACCCACCCAGTCCTAGTTCCTTATGAAACGTCTCCTCAGAATAGGCTGGGGAAAGCTTTTTCTGAGGTATTATCATACACTGCAGCAGCAAAGGCTTACACTCAAGCTGAATCAGTTTCCAGGTCTCTCGGCTATTTGTCATCTGGAATCATAGATGAATCAGATAGGCCCAGTTCTACAGTTAATGCATTTCGAAACAGTTCATCAAGTGCTGTGAGTTCATCTGGCTATGGATCTTCTCATGAAGATGTTGAAAGTTCATGTGATATATTATTCTGGGGAGAAGGAATTAGTAATGTGCCGCTGGGTGCCAATACACATGATGCCAAAAGCTCTTCAATGACGAGAATGGATGCTCTTCTGCCGAAGGCACTGGATACAATATTATCTCTTGATGCCCAAATTATTGCATGTGGTAATAAGCATGCTGTTGCTGTCACAAAACAGGGCCAGATCTTTAGTTGGGGAGAAGGTTCTGGTGGTAAACTCGGGCATGGAATGGAAGATGACGTGTCTCAGCCAAAAGTTATTGATTCTCTAAGTGAATCAACTATTGTACTAGCAGCATGTGGCGAATTTCACACTTGTGCTGTAACACTTTCAGGAGATCTTTATACTTGGGGTCATGATACCCATAATACTGGTCTTCTTGGCCATGGTAGAGTAGTCAGTTACTGGATccctaaaaaaataattggtcAAATGGAGAGTGTGCACATAGAATTTGTCTCTTGTGGACCTTGGCACACCGCAGCTATTTCATCAGAAGGTGGATTATTCACATTTGGAGATGGAACTTTTGGCGCCCTGGGCCATGGTGATCGCAGTAGCACAAGCAAGCCTAGGAGAGTTGAAAGTTTGAAAGACCTAAGAACTGTTAAGGTATCATGTGGCATATGGCACACAGCAGCAGTCGTGGATTCTACCCCCAAAAGTGACAGATCTGGTGGTTGTTTTTATGGGAAACTTGTTACTTGGGGGGATGGGAAGAAAGGGAAATTAGGGCACGGTGACGAACAGCCTAAGCTAGTTCCATCTTTTGTAGCAATGCCAGATGGCACAAACATATGTCAAGTTGCTTGTGCACATAGCATGACTGTTGCTCTAACAGTCTCGGGTCAAGTATATACAACGGGATGTGCTGTTTATGGACAGGCTGGAAATCCTTGCAGTATTAGTAGTAAGATTCCCGTTCATGCCGATGGTGATATTAAAAACTCTCACGTGGAACAGATAGCATGTGGTTCTCATCATGTTGCAGCTCTGAGTTCAAGTGGTGAAGTTTATACTTGGGGAAAGGGTACAAATGGTCAATTAGGACATGGAGACATTAAGGACAGGCATACTCCTACACTGGTCAAAGCTTTGAAACATAAACAAGTGACGAGTGTTGTGTGTGGCTCCAACTTTACTACTATAATATGTACTCACAAATGTATATCTAGTTCTGATCAATCCATATGTTCTGGTTGCCGCAGTGCgtttaatttcaaaagaaaGCGGCATAACTGTTACAATTGTGGGCTACTCTTTTGTAAGGCATGCAGCCGTAAGAGGTCTTTGAGGGCTGCTCTGGCACTTGATGTGAACAAGCCTTCTCGAGTTTGTGATGAATgttttaataagttaaaaacAACCATGAAGCATCATGTGCCGATATTGCTAATACCGAAGAGCTGTAAAGGAAGTACACGACACTCCTCTAATGAGAAAACGGAGACTGAAAGCCCGACTTCTGATGCTCTGCGACTCTCCAGGCTTTCCTCTCTTGATTCATTTAAGCAATCACTAAGACAACATTCCCAGTACGGTAAGAAAGCAGATACTTGCAAGTCCCAGGCCTCTCCAACCCAATTTGAGAATGTACGATGGGAACCAACAAATGGATGTGAAGGTTTAAGAATGATGTCTGCCTCCGTCCCTGGTTCACGGATGCTTTCTCGAGCAGCCTCACCTGTCTCAAGGAGGTCGACTCCACCTCGTTATCAGAGAACATCTTCAGCTTCTGATAATCTTGAAAATGCAGAATCCTTATCTGATAACTCAGAACAAAGAAAGGAGAGATCTAGCCAAGAAGTAATACTACTAAGACGACAG GTAGCAGAACTTACTCGCAAATCCCAGATCCTTGAAGCAGATGTTGCTAGAATATCATGGCAATTGAAAGAGGCAACTGAAACAgtaaagaaggaaaaagagaaAAACAAGGTTGCAGAGGAAACAATTAGATCTCTAACTGCAGAG GTTAAGAACATGGCCAAAAGCATGCCTGAACAGTGTATTGCAAGCACTAAAACAGGTTCACTTGCTGAGATGACATCCATTCTCGTGACGCAGATCTCTTCAGAGAATCATTCACCCGGCCTGACCTATTTGGAGTATGAGTTTAATGGCAAGCTAACAGTTccaattttaacaaataaaagtgGAAAAAGATCTGAAGTACTGGAGAGGATAACGAAAGAAAAGCCCAGCATGTATATTACTCCGTCCCTGCTGCCACAGATTAAATTCAG ACATTATCGATAG
- the LOC126674532 gene encoding disease resistance protein TAO1-like codes for MHDLLQELGQDIVNRESRKEAGQRSRIWLYEDFNHILMNDTGSEQIEGVVLDLVDRGEGYLSSVKGFVKMKYVRVLILRYVQFLHDLEYLSNELKYLEWYEYPFKSPPSTFQPNKLVELHMRCSRIERLWKAVKPVKSLKNIDLSYSRNLIKTLDFTEVPNLEELNLQGCTKLCEVHHSIGVLKRLVSLNLKDCKTLMCLPSTTCNLKSLKILILSGCLKLTKLPERLGDMTSLEVFDAAGVGTEELPLVETGDCMHRYQLASMLPCLTTLPFLRKLNLSGCNLPEGAIPNDLTSFPLLKSLDLSGNDFLSIPSSICQLSRLTYLSISKCKRLQYLPDLPSSIEHLSLERCISLKALPNLSQLSGVTYLYFENCKSLQSLPDLPLRIEHLDMRNCTSLQTLPNLVQLSALKYLEFLNCTNLKLLPDLSSSIEHIDVENCTLLQTLPNLFEKQNLDKRFYIGFLNCSGLNGCEGKFSMALTWLKSYLLWIQEVRQLCERQKNYFQDELGRVLGVKLIKRRFQRPDFYFFLPGSKIPDWFNHKGRKHLTSWHLHDKLLE; via the exons ATGCATGATTTGCTTCAAGAATTGGGACAAGATATCGTAAATCGAGAATCTCGTAAAGAGGCAGGACAGCGTAGCAGGATATGGCTTTATGAGGATTTCAATCACATTCTGATGAATGATACT GGATCAGAACAAATTGAAGGCGTAGTTCTGGATTTAGTTGATCGAGGAGAGGGATACTTGAGCAGCGTTAAAGGTTTCGTGAAGATGAAATATGTGAGAGTGCTCATACTCCGGTATGTTCAATTTCTTCATGACCTTGAGTATCTTTCTAATGAATTAAAGTATTTAGAATGGTACGAATATCCTTTCAAATCCCCGCCGTCAACTTTTCAACCAAACAAACTTGTTGAGCTGCACATGCGCTGTAGCAGAATTGAACGGTTGTGGAAGGCAGTAAAG CCAGTGAAATCGCTGAAGAACATTGATCTTAGTTACTCCAGAAATCTAATCAAGACCCTTGATTTCACAGAGGTTCCAAATCTCGAGGAGTTGAATCTCCAAGGTTGTACAAAACTATGTGAAGTGCATCATTCCATAGGAGTTTTGAAAAGATTGGTTTCGTTGAACCTGAAAGACTGTAAAACCCTTATGTGTCTCCCAAGTACCACATGTAATCTGAAGTCtctgaaaattttgattttgagtGGCTGCTTGAAACTCACTAAACTTCCGGAAAGGTTAGGAGATATGACGAGTTTGGAGGTATTTGATGCAGCTGGAGTTGGTACAGAAGAACTGCCATTAGTTGAAACAGGGGATTGTATGCACAGGTATCAGCTGGCTTCTATGCTGCCTTGTCTGACAACTTTACCATTTTTAAGGAAACTGAATTTGAGTGGTTGCAATCTTCCAGAAGGCGCGATTCCAAATGATCTGACCAGCTTTCCGCTGTTGAAAAGTCTAGATTTAAGTGGGAATGACTTTTTGAGCATACCGTCAAGCATCTGCCAACTTTCTCGGCTGACATATCTTAGCATTTCTAAGTGCAAGAGGCTACAGTATTTGCCAGATCTTCCATCGAGTATTGAACATCTAAGCCTGGAAAGGTGCATTTCACTAAAAGCACTTCCAAATCTATCTCAACTATCTGGAGTTACATATCTCTATTTTGAAAATTGCAAGAGTCTTCAGTCATTGCCCGATCTTCCATTAAGGATTGAACATTTAGACATGAGAAATTGCACTTCATTGCAAACTCTTCCAAATCTTGTTCAACTTTCTGCACTTAAATATCTCGAGTTTTTGAACTGTACAAATCTCAAGTTGTTGCCAGATCTTTCATCTAGCATTGAACATATCGATGTAGAAAATTGCACTTTATTGCAGACTCTTCCTAATCTGTTTGAGAAACAGAATCTGGATAAGAGATTTTATATAGGGTTTTTGAATTGCTCTGGACTGAATGGTTGTGAAGGCAAGTTCAGTATGGCATTGACATGGCTGAAAAGCTACTTGCTTTGGATACAAGAAGTTCGGCAACTATGCGAGAGACAGAAAAACTACTTTCAGGACGAGTTAGGAAGAGTGTTGGGTGTG AAATTGATTAAGCGCCGGTTTCAGCGTCCtgatttctattttttcttaCCTGGAAGTAAAATTCCTGATTGGTTCAATCATAAGGGCAGAAAACACTTGACTTCCTGGCATCTTCACGACAAGCTCTTGGAATAA